From one Bos indicus x Bos taurus breed Angus x Brahman F1 hybrid chromosome 7, Bos_hybrid_MaternalHap_v2.0, whole genome shotgun sequence genomic stretch:
- the PRSS57 gene encoding serine protease 57, which produces MGPGVGDWGRLLLTVTAVLTLPMRPPGSWGAQIIGGHEVTPHSRPYMASVKFQGQHHCGGFLLRARWVVSAAHCFSGRDPGTGLVVLGAHALRTKEATQQVFSISAVITHPDYQPTTHTSDICLLQLNSSATLGPAVGLLGLPRRGARPPRAGTRCKVAGWGSVSDFEELPPGLMEAEVRVLELDACNSSWKGQLSPAMLCTHSGDRRRRGFCSADSGGPLVCRNRAYGLVSFSGLWCGDPKTPDVYTQVSAFVTWIRDVIRHGQRGPQPRTTGGRQALSEPQQHRVHHQDGKRYK; this is translated from the exons atggggcctggggtgggggactGGGGCCGCCTGCTGCTGACTGTGACCGCTGTCCTGACACTGCCCATGAGGCCCCCAG GCTCCTGGGGGGCACAGATCATTGGGGGCCACGAGGTGACCCCCCACTCCCGGCCCTATATGGCATCCGTGAAGTTCCAGGGCCAGCACCACTGCGGGGGCTTCCTGCTGAGGGCCCGCTGGGTTGTGTCGGCTGCCCACTGCTTCAGCGGCCG AGACCCCGGGACAGGCCTGGTAGTGCTGGGGGCCCATGCCTTGCGCACCAAGGAGGCCACACAGCAGGTGTTCAGCATCTCCGCTGTCATCACGCACCCAGACTACCAGCCCACCACGCACACCAGTGACATCTGTCTGCTGCAG CTGAACAGCTCTGCCACCCTGGGTCCTGCAGTGGGACTACTGGGGCTGCCGCGGAGGGGCGCCAGGCCTCCCCGGGCCGGGACACGCTGCAAGGTGGCTGGCTGGGGCTCCGTGTCCGACTTCGAGGAACTGCCGCCTGGGCTGATGGAAGCTGAGGTCCGCGTGCTGGAGCTGGACGCCTGCAACAGCTCCTGGAAGGGGCAGCTGAGCCCTGCCATGCTCTGCACCCACAGTGGGGACCGCCGGCGACGTGGCTTCTGCTCG GCGGACTCTGGAGGACCCCTGGTATGCAGAAATCGGGCCTATGGCCTCGTCTCCTTCTCTGGCCTCTGGTGTGGGGATCCCAAGACACCCGATGTGTACACACAGGTGTCCGCCTTCGTGACTTGGATCAGGGACGTGATTCGGCATGGCCAGCGTGGCCCCCAGCCCAGGACCACGGGGGGCCGGCAGGCGTTGTCTGAACCACAGCAGCACCGGGTACACCACCAAGATGGCAAACGATACAAATag